GTCACTTCCAACACTAAATTCACCCATCTATCGTTAGGGATCGAGCCCGAGCCAACAGAGCAAGTTGCTCGGGCGGACCTACCTCAAGAAGCCCTAATGGTGAAGGAGTTTGCCTCTTTGGTGACCAAGATTCGAGACCATGGGTCGGAATCGGAGAAGAAGTGGTCTACTATAAGTAGGAAGACTCAGCTAATCGTCGACGCCGTGAAGGCGTCGATCGACAAGGGCTACGTGGCAGTTGAGATTGTGGAGTAGCTCGTGCATCTTGAGGAATATTACATACTATGTTTGAGGTtgtttttagtaaaataatcaTGTTTGGAACTAATATTGCAGATTATATAATGCATGAATATTTGGTTTGTTTTGTCTCATATAGTATTTTTGCTCAACACCAAACTAATTAGTCGTAAATTTGAAACCATGCTACAtagtacttttatttatttgcttGTTTAATCGGAGTAGTAAATTAATTAGAGATATGTAACCTGATTTCAGTATACCGATCCAATCCAATTTGATGTTAGTACTGAATTTGAAGcccaacaaaacaaaataatgtgaatatatataatatatattggCCCATTAACCATGTAGTTAATAATTTTATGACGATATCCTCCAATGTCTCTACAATTACATCAAGATAAACAGCTCATTTTggtaaaatatagtagtacggAGTACAACATTAATTTCAAATCATAATATATATACTTCTGTATTTTCCCCTTAAAATATAAGTGAAACAATAATTCATATTTTGTTGTCGGCCCTTCTATTTTATAACCACAAAAGTATATCACTTCAAAATTATAAGACATGTacatatatttctatattttttctAGTATATAAAGTCAACAATAAATAATAAGCTTTGTAGTCTTGGAGAGCTTAATAGCTGGAAAGTCCTGTCACATTTTcgtttattatttaaataaaaggaTGAAAATCTTTTAAgaaaaaagaacaataaaattcaataataaacaCCAAAAAGTAGTTGTACAACTCAAGGCTAATTTTTCTAGGGTTAATCACCCATTCATGTGCAAAAGGACCATTAATTTTCGAGACCCTTTTGAGTTGTAATATTTAAGCAAGTGATTTAGGTGGCCGAGCTTAGCAAAATTGTCAACGATTATATGCCTAACTAAATCTTGATTAACTCGTTCAAGAAAACAAACATTCATATTTGGATCTTAAATAATCGACTTTGGAAAGTAGTCTATAATCAGACGTAACATAATTAACAAATCGCGTGCACAAATAGAAGTAGAACCATAAAGGAAGTTATCTCACACGCACACATATATGTACTTTAATAGGAGTACAaagtttcatttatttattaatttttcttagAAACAAGGACagtaataaaaacaaataaaagtaaCACCTATTTGTTTTGGGCTCCAATACGCTTATATGTAAaatgtagtagtattttataggTTTTCGTTAAATTAACACCTCTTAAGGTGACATTATACAACCATTTCTAGTCAATCATTTGTACAATTGGACGAATAATCAGCCATCATGTGGCAATCATAAAAAACGTTCAAGGGTAAATTTTCTCCGTCTACAATATCCAATACGCTAGACTGCAATTTTTCCCGTCTGCATTATCCAATACGCTACActgcaatctatagattgcagtgtagcgtttatactattgcagtgtagcgtttataatattgcaGGCTACGTGGTGTCACAATGTCACATTAaaaggtgttgtcattttaacgcacctcatattttatatatatatacattatggtttatttattttctttgttatAGCTTAATTTACATTTAATATGTACGTACAAATGTATATAAATTTTGAGATTCTAAATAATAATATTGCTGAATCTTGGGTACAATAATTAacaattgtttatttgtttatattggAATCGTCAATTCGTGTGGAATTGAGATTTGCGCGTATTTTTTTGCTCAAATTTATGAATTCTGGAAAAAGAGTTACCAATTGTACTAGAAATTAATTGATCTTTAAGAGCTCTTGTAAGTTATTTTTCtaccatcattttatccaaaTTTTTGTAATGAAGTAGATTTATATTGTTATCCCGCCTTTTTGCTCACAATGCTAGCTAATAATATTTGAGACATAAAAGGCCTAGCTAGCTACGTACCTAGAAATGCATGATTCAACTTATGCAACATTATTAGTAACCTTCATTAATCTTGAGATTGCCTCGATGCTATATATGATGTATCCATcggttaattaaaaataaaaactttattgGGTTTTGAATATCTCAATTATAGAGATGTCCACCTTTATAGTCCTTTTTTGATGTTACAATATCATGGAAGAAATCTCCCAAAACGATCTTTAATCTACCCGAGGCAAGAGAGCTTAGCGTGCGTTTGagataattttcattttaatatatAGAGGAGAGAAATTGTCGGAATATTCATAGATTTCATACATAGTAAAATAGATCAGTTTATATATTGAATGAGTCATTCAATCTTTCACTATGGGTTTCAGATGAAATTTCAATAATATTCGATTTATCTCTCAGTGATATAGTATTAGATACACTTCAATTAATGAGAGAGTACACAGCTTTCGTAAAATCTAACATAGATTAAACTTAAATGCGACTCGATATAAATCTCAATTTCCTTATTTTTTCTGAGATACATGATTCGAATAAGTTCTATCAAGTTACATCTATCAAGAAGAATTAGAGTAAGCAATATCCTCCAACCTAATAGAAACATCGATTGTCCAAACATCGCATGTAATATATACAAAACTAATTCCTAGTGTCGAACGTTGAACCAACACATAGTTATTATTAGATAACATGGAGTATATTCTAAGATCATTTCATATCATTTAATCTAGAATGAACTAAAAAGATCTAAAAATGAACTACTTATGAAACGAAAGGTaaaaaaatgaactaaaaatGAACTTTGTGTTATCTAACAATATtctaaaacaaactaaaaatgaattatttgaCGGTTCAGCACTGATTATAATCCAATAAAATGGTTATACATAAATGataacacaattaaaatacatgAATGCTCAAATCACTAATATGTACTTATATACTCTACGTGTAATCATCTTCGTGCATCCATCGAAACTACATGGCTATACTTTTTATAAAAgttattataattattgaatttaTGTTTCTTTTGGATCACCATGGAATATTGAAATGTGATCCAGTTCCTAGGTGTCCAAATTAATCAAGCCCTTTCAATATGTAATTTTCTTTTGCACTTTCTTCTATTTTCTCCCAAGAAATTGAGCTCTGTATTCAAGAATTCCCATCTATTTAAACACCATTGTTGCAACCTTCATTTCCACCAATCTCACACCTCACCTAAGacctctctatctctctctctctcacacacacatacacagtCATGGGATTGTCGAACACTTATGAAGACACAAACATGTTGGGTTTTTCCCTGCCAGCAAttcttgaaataaataaatattgtgaCATAAATTTGATTCTGTTTTATATGTTTGCAACTTTCCTGATTTGTGGGCTCATCAACTGGGCCTTTTCATCCGGTGGTCCCGCATGGAAAAACGGCCGCAATAAAATGGGCCGGACCCCAATCCCCGGGCCCATTGGGCTTCCCATTTTCGGTAGCCTATTCAGCTTGAGCCGCGGCTTGGCTCACCGCAAGCTAGCCCGCATGGCTTCGAGCAACGCCGCGAGGAGGCTCATGGCCTTCAGCTTGGGCTCCACTCCCGCCGTAGTCACCGCCGACCCATGCATCGCGCGTGAGATCCTGGCCAGCCCGCACTTCGCCAGCCGCCCGATCAAGGAGTCGGCTAAGCATCTGATGTTCAGCCGAGCCATCGGGTTCGCCCCAGATGGGCCCCATTGGCGGATGCTGAGGAGTGTCGCCTCAACCCACCTCTTTGCGCCCAGGCGCATACTGGCCCACCAGGGGGGCCGCCAGCTAGAGTGCTCAGCCATGCTTAGCGCAGTAGCTGGCGAGCAATCCCTGAAGGGACATGTGCAGCTCAGGAAGCACCTGCAGGCCATGTCCCTAAACACGATCACAGATATCGTGTTTGGGAAAAGGTATGACGTGGTGGAGCATGATGACGAAGCCCTAGAACTGAATGAGCTAGTAAGAGAGGGATTTGAGCTCTTGGGAGCTTTCAATTGGTCCGATCATCTCCCGTGGCTCAAGTATTTCTACGAGCCGTCCCGTGTTCGAGAGCGGTGCGTGGCTCTAGTGCCTCGAGTTGAGAGACTCGTTAAGAAGATTATCAAGGAACATTGCGATAGAGATGGTAGTACTGAAAAAACACGCGAAGAATATGACTTCGTCGACGTGTTACTATCTCTCTATGGAGAAGAGAAACTTGACGAGGATGATATGGTGGCTGTGTTGTGGGTAATTagctatttctctctctctctctctcatttgcATCCAATTTTCATGGAAAAcacatttgatattttttcttGATCAACTAAAATTGCATGCATGAATGAAATCACCACTATTACATCACACATTCACATGTACTAaagttttatttgaaaaataaaaaatggtttATTTAGGGTTCATTATGtctaattattttgattttttaatccTCAATTTTAGTTGATAACTGATTAATAAGGTTGATTGTTGGATTATTAGACTTTTATAAttgtgtaatttcattttattagttagtcaAGGCTAACAATGCTCCATCACCTTATAAttacatttttttcttaaaataaccactattaaattttattttttttgtgatagGAAATGATATTTCGAGGCACCGACACAACAGCCCTTCTAATAGAATGGGTCATGGCTGAATtaatcctaaaccctaaaatcCAATCAAATATCCACAAAGAACTCCAAACCCTAGTGCCAAACACCTCATCATCTCACGTCATCATCGCGGACACCGACATTGCCAGGTCACCCTACCTGGAGGCGGTAGTGAAG
This sequence is a window from Salvia splendens isolate huo1 chromosome 14, SspV2, whole genome shotgun sequence. Protein-coding genes within it:
- the LOC121765581 gene encoding cytochrome P450 78A7-like, whose product is MGLSNTYEDTNMLGFSLPAILEINKYCDINLILFYMFATFLICGLINWAFSSGGPAWKNGRNKMGRTPIPGPIGLPIFGSLFSLSRGLAHRKLARMASSNAARRLMAFSLGSTPAVVTADPCIAREILASPHFASRPIKESAKHLMFSRAIGFAPDGPHWRMLRSVASTHLFAPRRILAHQGGRQLECSAMLSAVAGEQSLKGHVQLRKHLQAMSLNTITDIVFGKRYDVVEHDDEALELNELVREGFELLGAFNWSDHLPWLKYFYEPSRVRERCVALVPRVERLVKKIIKEHCDRDGSTEKTREEYDFVDVLLSLYGEEKLDEDDMVAVLWEMIFRGTDTTALLIEWVMAELILNPKIQSNIHKELQTLVPNTSSSHVIIADTDIARSPYLEAVVKEALRRHPPGPLLSWARLSTTDFPLSNGMVIPAYTTAMVNMWAIAHDPMIWGDNTFEFRPERFLASDGGTGVDVRGGDLRLAPFGAGRRVCPGRKLGLASVSMCVAELVMKFEWIEDKSKPVDLSEELKLSCEMKKPLSAIVIPRVN
- the LOC121765580 gene encoding uncharacterized oxidoreductase At4g09670-like; this encodes MSVLGVNGFFRLHDFIIPIHKNVGPFNVTSNTKFTHLSLGIEPEPTEQVARADLPQEALMVKEFASLVTKIRDHGSESEKKWSTISRKTQLIVDAVKASIDKGYVAVEIVE